In one window of Paenarthrobacter nicotinovorans DNA:
- a CDS encoding aldo/keto reductase, translated as MRFPVRLTLNNGVQMERLGYGLYKVPPKDAEALVATALGEGYRRFDTASMYGNEVGVGRALGGAIGDAARANGGTGGSGESVHALSREDLFVTTKVWNDDQGYESTLRAFDTSIANLGLDYVDLYLIHWPCAGRGLFTETYKALETLYREGKVRAIGVSNFQPGHLDELMQKAEVVPAVNQIELHPWLQQSRLRTLHQQLGIATEAWSPLGRGQVLADAAIISLAEKHGKTPAQVIIRWHLQLGNLVIPKASSAGRIKENFNVFDFELDPSDMDGMAGLERHHRTGSHPDNVN; from the coding sequence ATGAGATTCCCGGTCCGGCTGACATTGAACAACGGCGTACAAATGGAACGCTTGGGATACGGGCTCTACAAGGTACCGCCCAAAGACGCCGAAGCTTTGGTTGCGACCGCCCTGGGCGAGGGCTACCGGCGTTTCGACACAGCATCGATGTACGGCAATGAGGTGGGCGTCGGCCGAGCGCTCGGCGGTGCCATTGGCGATGCTGCCCGGGCGAACGGCGGCACGGGTGGTTCAGGGGAATCCGTGCACGCCCTTTCCCGTGAGGACCTGTTCGTGACCACCAAGGTCTGGAACGACGACCAAGGCTATGAGTCCACACTCCGGGCCTTCGACACCTCGATTGCGAACCTCGGGCTTGACTACGTGGATCTTTACCTCATCCACTGGCCGTGCGCCGGACGCGGACTTTTTACGGAGACATACAAGGCGCTGGAAACCCTCTATCGGGAGGGCAAAGTTAGGGCGATCGGGGTATCGAACTTCCAGCCCGGCCATCTCGACGAACTGATGCAGAAAGCCGAAGTCGTCCCGGCAGTAAACCAGATCGAGCTGCACCCCTGGCTGCAGCAAAGCAGATTACGGACACTCCACCAGCAGCTGGGAATAGCCACTGAGGCGTGGAGTCCCCTCGGCCGCGGGCAGGTCCTGGCCGACGCTGCCATCATCTCGCTCGCCGAAAAGCATGGAAAAACTCCTGCCCAGGTCATCATCCGGTGGCATCTCCAACTGGGAAACCTCGTCATCCCCAAAGCGAGCTCTGCAGGACGGATCAAGGAAAACTTCAACGTATTCGATTTTGAGCTGGATCCCTCCGACATGGACGGCATGGCAGGACTCGAACGACACCATCGAACCGGCTCACACCCGGACAACGTGAACTAG